From the Saccharomonospora marina XMU15 genome, the window AAGTGGATCGTCGACGGCTACACGACGCTCAACAACTACCCCTACGCGCAGCGCACTTCGCTGGGTACGGCGACACAGGACTCGCTCACCGGGGTGGCCCGGCAGGAGGACAACCGGATCAACTACATCCGCAACTCCGTCAAGGCCACGGTCGACGCGTTCGACGGCACGGTGACGTTGTACTCGATGGACGACAACGAGCCCGTGCTGAAGGCGTGGCGCAACGTGTTCCCCGGCATCGTGAAGCCGAGTTCGGAGATCACTCCCGAACTGCGTGAACACTTCCGGTACCCGGAGGACATCTTCAAGGTGCAGCGGGAGTTGCTCACCAAGTACCACGTGCGTAACCCGCAGGAGTTCTACTCCACGCAGACGTTCTGGAACGTCCCGCAGGACCCGACGCAGGAAGGCGGGCTCGACCCCAACTCCGACACGGCGAAGCAGCCCGCCTACTACCTGCTTGCCCAGGCGCCGGGGCAAAGCGACCCGAGGTTCCAGCTCACCAGCGCGTTGACGCCGCTGGCGCGGCAGTATCTGGCCGCATGGGCCACGGTGTCGTCCGATCCTGAGGACTACGGCAAGATCACCGTGTTGCGGTTGCCGACGGGAGGCGGCCAGCAGCTCGAGGGTCCCGTGCAGGTGCAGAACGCCTTCCAGAGCAATCCGAAGTTCACGCAGGACAGGACCCTGCTGGGCAACCAGAGCGTGGACATCATCTACGGCAACCTGCTGACACTGCCGGTCGCCGGTGGGTTCCTCTACGTGGAGCCGGTCTACATCCAGCAGCGCAACGCGCAGAGCTATCCACAGCTGGCGCGGGTGCTCGTGTCGTTCGGCGGGCGCATCGGTGTGGCATCGACCTTGAACGGCGCGCTGGACGAGGTGTTCGGTGAGGGCAGCGGCGATGCGGCGACCGGGCCGGCCCAGGGCGGCGCACCGGAGCAGCCGCAGGAGACGTCACCGCCACCCACCCAGCAGCAACAGCTGCCCGACAGCGGCGGCGCCAATCCTGAGCTCGACCAGGCTGTGGCCGACATTCAGGCGGCACTGGAGAAGCTGAGGGCGGCTCAGCGCTCCGGTGACTTCAACGCGCAGGGTGAGGCTCTGGCCGAGTTGGACGCGGCCGCGCAACGCTACGAGCAGGCGCAGAATGCCGGTGGCGGCTGACGGGCGATGATCATGTGAGGTGTCGGACACCCACTTTGCGCCGTGGCGAAACCGTGGCGTAAGGTGGGTGTCACCGCAAGGAGATCACAGCGATCTTCTCGCGGGGCCTCGAACCGACCCCCCTGTCAGGGGGTCACGGGGATGAGGTAGACTAGGAAACACACGGCGCGGGGTGGAGCAGCTCGGTAGCTCGCTGGGCTCATAACCCAGAGGTCGCAGGTTCGAATCCTGTCCCCGCTACCACGTCAAGCAAAAGAGCCCGAATCTGCGGATTCGGGCTCTTTTGCGTGGTCAGAGGCTTGTTCGCACTCTGAGACGGCTGTTCCACATTGGACGTTTCCTTGACCACTGTGGACAGATGCGCGAAGACGTGGCACGGTAGAGGCGTGTCCGATTTGAACGCAACTGCAGCAGCACTGCTTGGTCTGCTACACGACGGTCCCGCTACCGGTGGCGAGCTCGTCGCGGCGGCCGAGGAACGGTTCGGCACGTTCTTCAGCGTCACGAGGAGCCAGGTCTACCGGGAGCTGCCCGCGCTGCACAAGGAAGGCTACGTGCGGCTCGGCAAGCAGGGACCTCGGTCCAGCCAGCAGTACGTCATCACAGCAGCAGGGAAGAAGGCCTTCAAAGGGTGGCTGACCAGCGACTCCGGGCCCGACCACCTGCGCAGCCCGCTCATCCTGCGGGTGGTCAACGCCGGGGTGTTGACGCCCAAACAACGCGCCAACCTCTTCGATGCGGCCAAGGAGACCTACAGCGCGGAGCTGAACGACGCCAGGGCCGCCGTCAGGGCGGCGACCGATCCCGTCGAGAAGGCGGTGGCCGAGTTCGGACAGGCGCACGCCAGGGCCGCGCTGAAGCTGGTGGACGCCCTCTCGTCGAGTTGACCGGTGATCGGTGCGGCCGCTGACGGCGGCCGCACGATTTACCGTAAACTCGAGGGTTGTGAGTGCTGACTTCGAAGCCGCCCTGAAGGACCTCAGCGGGAAGCTGTCCCAGGTCGAGGCCGTCATGGACCTGGATTCGCTGCGCAAGGAGGTCGCGGAGCTGGAGGAGGAGGCCGCGCGGCCGAATCTCTGGGACGATCCTGAGGCCGCGCAGAAGGTGACCAGTCAGCTCTCCTACCGGCAGGCGGAGCTGCGGCGCGTCACCGACCTGCGGCAGCGCGTCGACGACCTCGGTGTGCTGTACGAGCTCGCGGTCGCCGAGGGCGACGAGGCCAGCCGGTCCGAGGCGGAGACCGAGCTGTCCCAGCTCACCAGGGACGTGGACGCCCTCGAGGTGCGCACCCTGCTGTCCGGCGAGTACGACGTACGTAATGCCGTGGTCACGATCCGTTCCGAGGCGGGCGGTGTCGACGCGGCCGACTGGGCCGAGATGCTGTTGCGCATGTACCTGCGCTGGGCGGAACGGCACGGGTACCCGACCGAGGTCTACGACATCTCCTACGCGGAGGAGGCGGGCATCCGGTCCGCGACCTTCAAGGTCAGCGGCCCCTACATCTACGGCACCCTCTCCGTCGAGCAGGGGACCCATCGGCTGGTGCGGATCTCCCCGTTCGACAACCAGAGCAGGCGCCAGACGTCGTTCGCGCACGTCGAGGTACTGCCCGAGGTGGAGGAGGTCGATCACGTCGACGTCCCGGAGAAGGACATTCGCGTCGACGTGTACCGCTCCTCCGGTCCCGGTGGTCAAAGCGTCAACACCACCGACTCGGCCGTGCGCATCACGCACTTGCCGACGGGCATCGTGGTGTCCTGCCAGAACGAGAAGTCGCAGCTGCAGAACAAGGCGGCAGCCATGAAGGTGCTGCAGGCCAAGCTGCTGCAGCGCAAGAAGGCGGAGGAGCGCGCCGAGCTGGACGCGCTGCGCGACGGCGGCTCCAGCTGGGGCAACCAGATGCGCTCCTACGTGCTGCACCCTTACCAACTGGTCAAGGACCTGCGCACCGACTACGAGGTCGGTAACCCTTCGGCCGTGCTCGACGGCGAACTCGACGGCTTCCTCGACGCGGGCATCCGGTGGCGCAAACAGCAGGCCGACGCCGCGTGACGCAGAGTAGGCAACCAGGGCTTCACTCGGCTACGGGGTAAGATGGCCCACCGTGATCCGGCTCGATAGCGTTTCCAAGGTCTACAAGACCTCCTCACGCCCCGCATTGGACGGCGTGTCTGTCGACGTGGACAAGGGCGAGTTCGTCTTCCTCATCGGCCCCTCCGGTTCGGGGAAGTCGACGTTCCTCCGGCTGCTCCTGCGGGAGGAGGTGCCCAGCCGAGGTCGGGTGATGGTGTCGAACTTCGACGTGGCCAAGATGCCTCGGCGCAAGATCCCCCGCTTGCGCCAGACGATCGGCTGCGTGTTCCAGGACTTCCGGCTGCTGACGAACAAGACCGTCGCCGAGAACGTGGCGTTCGCGCTCGAGGTCATCGGCAAGCCGAAGCGGACCATCAGCAAGGTGGTGCCCGAGGTGCTGGAACTGGTAGGCCTCGAAGGCAAGTCCGATCGCATGCCCAACGAGCTCTCCGGTGGTGAGCAGCAGCGGGTGGCGATCGCACGAGCCTTCGTGAACCGGCCGCTGGTGTTGCTGGCCGACGAGCCCACCGGAAACCTCGACCCCGACACCAGCCAGGACATCATGCTGCTGCTCGAGCGCATCAACCGCACGGGCACCACGGTTTTGATGGCCACGCACGACCACTCCATCGTCGACTCAATGCGTCGCCGCGTCGTCGAACTCGATTTCGGCAGAGTTGTCCGAGACGACCGGCGAGGGGTGTACGGCGTCGGTCGCTGATCCCCCGCAGCGCCAGCCCACCCCCAGCTGTCCCCGCCCCGATATCCCCGACCCAAGGAATGCGTCCCCCCGATGCGCGCCAGCTTCGTGTTCAGCGAGGTCATCACCGGTCTTCGCCGGAACGTGACGATGACCATCGCCATGATCCTCACTACCGCCATCTCGCTCGGCATGCTCGGCGGTGGCCTGCTCTTCGTCCGCACGATCGACAAGATGAAGGTGAGCTACCTCGACGACGTCGAGGTCACCGTCTACCTCACCGAGGACATCAGCGCAGGCGACAAGCAGTGCTCCGCGGACCCCTGCGCGTCGCTACGGCAGTCGCTGGAGACCAACCAGGCCGTCGAGTCGGTCGTCTACGAGAACCGTGACGAGGCCTACGAGCGGTTCAAGCGCATCTTCGAGGGCCAGCCCGAACTCGTCGAGCTGGCCAGGCCGGAAGCGCTGCCTGCCTCGCTGCACGTCAAGCTGTTCGATCCGCAGCGCAGCGAGGTGGTGGTGCAGGAGTACAACGGCCAACCCGGCGTGGCCAAGGTCGACGACCAGAACAAGTTCCTCGATCGCTTCTTCAGCCTGCTCAACGCTGGCCGAAACGGCACGTTCATCGTGGCTCTCATCGCGGCGCTGGCGGCGGTGCTGCTGATCGCCAACACGATTCAGGTGTCCGCCTACACCCGGCGTACCGAGGTGGGGATCATGCGGCTGGTCGGTGCCACCCGCTGGTACACCCAGTTGCCCTTCCTGCTGGAGGCGGTGGTCGCGGGCGTGCTGGGTGCGTTGATCGGTGTAACCGGCCTTGTCACGCTGAAGTACCTGGTGCTGGACAAGATCCTGGCGGCGACGGGAGGCGCGATCCCGAAGATCGAACTGATCGACGTGCTGTTCCCGGTGGCCCCGATCCTGATCGGCGTCTCGGTGCTGATCTCGGCGTTCACCGGCTACATAACGCTGCGGCTCTACGTTCGCCACTAGCGCTACAGTCGAACCATGCCGAAGGAACTTGGCCGCAAGGTGATCGCGTCGAATCGTCGTGCCCGCCACGACTACACGATCATCGACACCTACGAGGCGGGTGTGGTGCTCGTGGGTACGGAGGTCAAGAGCCTGCGGGAGGGCAAGGCGTCGCTTGTCGACTCCTTCGCCACCGTCGACGACGGTGAGATCTTCCTGCGCGGCCTGCACATTCCCGAGTACGCGCAGGGCACGTGGACCAATCACGCCCCGAGGCGCACCAGGAAGCTGCTGCTGCACCGCGGGGAGATCGAGAAGCTGATCGGCAAGACGAAGGAGAGCGGGCTGAGCCTGGTGCCGCTGTCGCTGTACTTCAAGGACGGCAAGGTCAAGGTGGAACTGGCGCTGGCCAAGGGCCGAAAGGCCTACGACAAGCGCCACGCCATCGCCAAGCGGGACGCGCAGCGAGAGATCGCGCGAACGATGGGGCGGGCCGCCAAGGGGAAGTACCGCGGGTGAGCCCGCGGGCTGACGAGGACGTCGCGGCCTGGGTCCACGGACTCGGGCTGGACGGAATCGTCGACCTCCACGTGCATTTCCTGCCCGAGCGGATGCTGCGCAAGGTGTGGGCGTACTTCGACAGCGCCGAGGAGCACTACGGCACGGCGTGGCCGGTGCACTACCGCACGACGGAGCAGCAGCGGCTGCGGACCTTGCGTTCGTTCGGAGTGCGCCGTTTCGCGCCGCTGGTGTATCCGCACAAGCCGGGAATGGCGCGATGGCTGAATCAGTGGGCACTGGAGTTCGCCGAGCGCGAGCTCGACGCGGTGCACACGGCGACCTTCTACCCCGAGCCGTCTGCGACCGGCTACGTGGACGAGGCATTGCGGGCGGGCGCTCGGTGCTTCAAGGCGCATGTGCAGGTCGGTGCCTACGATCCGCGGGACCGGCTGCTCGACGGGGTGTGGGGTGCCCTCGCCGATGCCGAGGTCCCGTTGGTGATCCACTGTGGGCACGGTCCGCTGCGCGGCGAGCACACCGGCCTGGAAGTGTTCGCCGAGGTACTGCGCCGCCATCCGCGGCTGGTCGCGGTGCTCGCACACGCGGCGATGCCGGAGTACGAGGACGCGCTGGAGCTGGCGCGGGCCTATCCCAAGGTCCATCTCGACACCACGATGGTGGGTGTGCCGTTCACCGAGCGGCTTTCGCCGCTGCCGGCGGACTGGCCGAGGCGGCTGGTTCCGGTGGCCGACCGGATCGTGCTCGGAAGCGATTTCCCGAACATCCCTTACCCCTATGCGGCGCAGTTGCGCGCGATCGCGGGATGGGCGTCGGCGGAGGAACGGCTCGGTGAGCCGTTCCTGCGTGCGGTGTTGCACGACAACCCCGCGAAGCTGCTCGGTATCTGAGCGGCGAGCTACCAGACCGGACGTAGCGGGACCCGGCGACCGTCGGCGGTGTGATCGGTCAGGGTGGCGAGGTCGTCGTGCAGATCA encodes:
- the ftsE gene encoding cell division ATP-binding protein FtsE → MIRLDSVSKVYKTSSRPALDGVSVDVDKGEFVFLIGPSGSGKSTFLRLLLREEVPSRGRVMVSNFDVAKMPRRKIPRLRQTIGCVFQDFRLLTNKTVAENVAFALEVIGKPKRTISKVVPEVLELVGLEGKSDRMPNELSGGEQQRVAIARAFVNRPLVLLADEPTGNLDPDTSQDIMLLLERINRTGTTVLMATHDHSIVDSMRRRVVELDFGRVVRDDRRGVYGVGR
- a CDS encoding amidohydrolase family protein, with amino-acid sequence MSPRADEDVAAWVHGLGLDGIVDLHVHFLPERMLRKVWAYFDSAEEHYGTAWPVHYRTTEQQRLRTLRSFGVRRFAPLVYPHKPGMARWLNQWALEFAERELDAVHTATFYPEPSATGYVDEALRAGARCFKAHVQVGAYDPRDRLLDGVWGALADAEVPLVIHCGHGPLRGEHTGLEVFAEVLRRHPRLVAVLAHAAMPEYEDALELARAYPKVHLDTTMVGVPFTERLSPLPADWPRRLVPVADRIVLGSDFPNIPYPYAAQLRAIAGWASAEERLGEPFLRAVLHDNPAKLLGI
- a CDS encoding PadR family transcriptional regulator, with the translated sequence MSDLNATAAALLGLLHDGPATGGELVAAAEERFGTFFSVTRSQVYRELPALHKEGYVRLGKQGPRSSQQYVITAAGKKAFKGWLTSDSGPDHLRSPLILRVVNAGVLTPKQRANLFDAAKETYSAELNDARAAVRAATDPVEKAVAEFGQAHARAALKLVDALSSS
- the smpB gene encoding SsrA-binding protein SmpB, with protein sequence MPKELGRKVIASNRRARHDYTIIDTYEAGVVLVGTEVKSLREGKASLVDSFATVDDGEIFLRGLHIPEYAQGTWTNHAPRRTRKLLLHRGEIEKLIGKTKESGLSLVPLSLYFKDGKVKVELALAKGRKAYDKRHAIAKRDAQREIARTMGRAAKGKYRG
- the prfB gene encoding peptide chain release factor 2 — encoded protein: MSADFEAALKDLSGKLSQVEAVMDLDSLRKEVAELEEEAARPNLWDDPEAAQKVTSQLSYRQAELRRVTDLRQRVDDLGVLYELAVAEGDEASRSEAETELSQLTRDVDALEVRTLLSGEYDVRNAVVTIRSEAGGVDAADWAEMLLRMYLRWAERHGYPTEVYDISYAEEAGIRSATFKVSGPYIYGTLSVEQGTHRLVRISPFDNQSRRQTSFAHVEVLPEVEEVDHVDVPEKDIRVDVYRSSGPGGQSVNTTDSAVRITHLPTGIVVSCQNEKSQLQNKAAAMKVLQAKLLQRKKAEERAELDALRDGGSSWGNQMRSYVLHPYQLVKDLRTDYEVGNPSAVLDGELDGFLDAGIRWRKQQADAA
- the ftsX gene encoding permease-like cell division protein FtsX → MRASFVFSEVITGLRRNVTMTIAMILTTAISLGMLGGGLLFVRTIDKMKVSYLDDVEVTVYLTEDISAGDKQCSADPCASLRQSLETNQAVESVVYENRDEAYERFKRIFEGQPELVELARPEALPASLHVKLFDPQRSEVVVQEYNGQPGVAKVDDQNKFLDRFFSLLNAGRNGTFIVALIAALAAVLLIANTIQVSAYTRRTEVGIMRLVGATRWYTQLPFLLEAVVAGVLGALIGVTGLVTLKYLVLDKILAATGGAIPKIELIDVLFPVAPILIGVSVLISAFTGYITLRLYVRH